A genomic region of Ensifer adhaerens contains the following coding sequences:
- a CDS encoding LON peptidase substrate-binding domain-containing protein: MHVGNARYLGPKDLPEIIPVFPLTGALLLPGAQLPLNIFEPRYLAMLDDALSGNRLIGIVQPSFCEGRNETATGPMQALCEVGCIGRITSFAETGDGRYITSLTGVCRYRLFSEVGGTRGYRRFRIGPFAADLENRDDETLVDRAALLAAFKAYLEANKLKADWESVERASNRTLVNSMAMMSPYGPAEKQALLEAPDLKTRAETLIAITEIVLARDFGDMDSILQ; the protein is encoded by the coding sequence ATGCACGTCGGAAATGCACGCTATCTCGGTCCGAAGGACTTGCCGGAGATCATTCCGGTGTTTCCGCTGACCGGTGCCTTGCTGCTTCCCGGTGCACAGCTGCCGCTCAATATCTTCGAGCCGCGCTACCTTGCCATGCTCGATGACGCGCTTTCCGGCAACCGCCTGATCGGCATCGTGCAGCCATCCTTCTGTGAGGGCCGCAACGAGACCGCTACGGGTCCGATGCAGGCGCTCTGCGAGGTCGGCTGCATCGGCCGCATAACCTCTTTCGCCGAAACCGGTGACGGCCGCTACATCACCTCGCTCACAGGCGTCTGTCGCTACCGGCTGTTTTCGGAGGTCGGCGGCACCCGCGGCTATCGTCGCTTCCGCATCGGCCCCTTCGCGGCCGATCTCGAAAACCGCGACGACGAGACCCTCGTGGACAGGGCAGCGCTTCTCGCCGCCTTCAAGGCCTATCTCGAGGCCAACAAGCTGAAGGCCGATTGGGAGAGCGTGGAGCGTGCGAGCAACCGCACTTTGGTCAATTCCATGGCGATGATGTCGCCCTATGGGCCCGCGGAGAAACAGGCGCTGCTCGAAGCACCCGACCTCAAGACCCGCGCCGAAACCCTGATCGCCATCACCGAGATCGTGCTCGCGCGCGACTTCGGCGATATGGACAGCATCCTGCAGTGA
- a CDS encoding Trm112 family protein gives MDINASKVDPKLLELLVCPLTKGRLSYHAEANELVSEKARLAYPIRDGVPIMLVSEARKIED, from the coding sequence ATGGATATCAACGCCAGCAAGGTCGATCCGAAACTGCTCGAACTGCTCGTCTGCCCGCTGACCAAGGGTCGCCTCAGCTACCACGCCGAAGCCAACGAACTCGTCTCCGAAAAGGCCCGCCTCGCCTATCCGATCCGCGACGGCGTGCCGATCATGCTGGTCTCTGAAGCGCGCAAGATCGAGGATTGA
- a CDS encoding ubiquinone biosynthesis hydroxylase, whose translation MLDVLIAGGGYVGLSLAVSLKKAAPHLSVMVIDGAPEGAWKKDQRASAVASAAERMLEVLGVWDQIAPEAEPIRRMVITDSKAADPVRPVFLTFDGDGGDGRPFAHMVPNTAMVGALRGACEELGVDNRQSTMVETFRSGDHAVAVTLAGGEELEARLLVACDGVRSKLRDAAGIKTVEFDYGQSGIVTTVEHERPHEGTAEEHFLPAGPFATLPLKNNRSSLVWTERTEDAERLVKGDEFLFEEELERRFGHKLGHLKVVGGRRAFPLGLTLARDFVKPRFALAGDAAHGIHPISGQGLNLGFKDVAALAETIVEADRLGLDIGSLAVLERYQSWRRFDTFRMGVTTDVLNRLFSNDVTPVRIARDFGLGIVDRLPSLKSFFIRQAAGVAGDADPRLLSGQPI comes from the coding sequence ATGCTCGATGTCTTGATTGCCGGTGGCGGCTATGTCGGCCTTTCGCTCGCCGTTTCGCTGAAGAAGGCGGCGCCGCATCTCAGCGTGATGGTGATCGACGGCGCGCCGGAAGGCGCGTGGAAGAAGGACCAGCGCGCCTCGGCGGTGGCGTCAGCTGCCGAACGCATGCTCGAAGTGCTCGGCGTCTGGGATCAGATCGCGCCGGAGGCCGAGCCGATCCGTCGCATGGTGATTACCGATTCGAAGGCGGCCGATCCGGTTCGTCCTGTTTTCCTGACCTTTGATGGCGATGGTGGCGATGGCCGACCCTTCGCCCATATGGTGCCGAACACCGCGATGGTTGGCGCGCTGCGGGGAGCCTGCGAGGAACTCGGCGTCGACAATCGCCAGTCGACGATGGTCGAAACCTTCAGGAGTGGCGACCACGCCGTTGCGGTCACGCTCGCCGGCGGCGAGGAGCTGGAAGCGCGCCTGCTCGTCGCCTGTGACGGCGTGCGGTCAAAGCTGCGTGATGCCGCGGGCATCAAGACCGTCGAGTTCGACTATGGCCAGTCCGGCATCGTCACGACGGTCGAGCACGAGCGGCCGCATGAGGGCACGGCGGAGGAGCATTTCCTGCCGGCCGGTCCGTTCGCGACCCTGCCGCTCAAGAACAATCGCTCGTCGCTGGTCTGGACCGAGCGCACGGAGGACGCCGAGCGGCTGGTCAAGGGCGACGAATTCCTGTTCGAGGAAGAGCTGGAGCGCCGCTTCGGCCACAAGCTCGGCCACCTGAAGGTGGTTGGTGGGCGGCGGGCCTTTCCGCTCGGCCTCACGCTTGCCCGCGATTTCGTCAAGCCGCGCTTTGCGCTCGCGGGCGATGCGGCCCACGGCATTCATCCGATCTCGGGGCAGGGGCTCAATCTCGGCTTCAAGGACGTGGCAGCGCTTGCCGAAACCATCGTCGAGGCCGACCGTCTCGGTCTCGACATCGGCTCGCTCGCGGTCCTCGAGCGCTACCAGAGCTGGCGGCGTTTCGACACGTTCCGCATGGGGGTGACGACCGATGTGCTCAACCGGCTGTTTTCCAACGACGTCACCCCGGTCAGGATCGCCCGCGATTTCGGCCTCGGTATCGTCGACCGGTTGCCGTCACTCAAGAGCTTCTTCATTCGCCAGGCCGCAGGCGTAGCCGGTGACGCCGATCCGAGGCTGCTGTCTGGTCAGCCGATCTGA
- the tesB gene encoding acyl-CoA thioesterase II, which translates to MSRPTETATPMDALLAILDLEKLEENLFRGLSPQVGWQRVFGGQVIGQALVAAQRTVDADRFVHSLHAYFMRPGDPSVPIIYEVDRIRDGSSFATRRVVAIQHGKAIFSMSASFQYDEDGFDHQIEMPKLPLPETLPGEQELKEKFLVHAPEAIRRYWERPRPIEIRPASLHHYFTRDDGKPIQDVWVKAVGTVPQERHIQAAILAYLSDMTLLDTSLYAHGTSVFDRNLQVASLDHAMWFHRPCKMDDWLLYTQDSPSAHGARGMTRGSLFTRSGVLIASVAQEGLIRKKASE; encoded by the coding sequence ATGTCGCGCCCCACTGAGACCGCCACGCCCATGGATGCGCTGCTTGCCATTCTCGACCTCGAGAAGCTGGAGGAAAACCTGTTCCGCGGCTTGAGCCCGCAGGTCGGCTGGCAGCGCGTGTTCGGCGGCCAGGTGATCGGCCAGGCGCTGGTGGCGGCCCAGCGGACCGTCGACGCGGACCGCTTTGTCCATTCGCTGCATGCCTACTTCATGCGGCCAGGCGACCCGTCCGTGCCGATCATCTACGAAGTCGACCGTATCCGTGACGGCTCGAGCTTCGCCACCCGCCGCGTCGTCGCCATCCAGCACGGCAAGGCGATCTTCTCGATGTCCGCCTCGTTCCAGTACGACGAGGACGGTTTCGACCACCAGATCGAGATGCCGAAGCTTCCGCTGCCCGAGACCTTGCCGGGCGAGCAGGAGCTGAAGGAGAAATTCCTCGTGCATGCGCCGGAAGCGATCCGCCGCTACTGGGAGCGGCCGCGTCCGATCGAGATTCGCCCCGCCTCGCTGCACCACTATTTCACCCGCGACGACGGCAAACCGATCCAGGACGTCTGGGTCAAGGCGGTCGGCACAGTGCCACAGGAACGCCATATCCAGGCAGCCATCCTTGCCTACCTCTCCGATATGACCCTGCTCGACACCTCGCTCTACGCGCACGGCACTTCGGTCTTCGATCGGAACCTGCAGGTCGCGAGCCTCGATCACGCCATGTGGTTCCATCGGCCCTGCAAGATGGACGACTGGCTGCTCTATACCCAGGACAGTCCGAGTGCACACGGTGCCCGCGGGATGACCAGAGGCAGCCTTTTTACGCGTTCCGGCGTACTGATCGCCTCCGTCGCCCAGGAGGGTCTGATCCGGAAAAAGGCATCTGAATAG
- a CDS encoding P-II family nitrogen regulator → MKIVMAIIKPFKLDEVREALTAVGFQGLTVTEVKGYGRQKGHTEIYRGTEYAVSFLPKLKVEIAVPSELVEKAVEAIAAAAKTGQIGDGKIFVYAIDHAVRIRTGETDSEAL, encoded by the coding sequence ATGAAAATTGTGATGGCCATTATCAAGCCGTTCAAGCTCGATGAGGTTCGCGAAGCCCTCACTGCTGTCGGCTTCCAGGGCCTGACCGTGACCGAAGTCAAAGGCTACGGCCGCCAGAAGGGACATACCGAAATCTACCGCGGCACCGAATATGCCGTGAGCTTCCTGCCGAAACTGAAGGTCGAGATCGCCGTCCCCTCAGAGCTCGTCGAAAAGGCCGTGGAAGCCATCGCTGCAGCCGCCAAGACCGGCCAGATCGGCGACGGCAAGATCTTCGTCTACGCCATTGACCATGCCGTGCGCATCCGCACCGGCGAAACCGATTCAGAAGCGTTGTAA
- a CDS encoding ammonium transporter — protein MSSSKLTTSLGRLGALSAALLAPALAFAQEAAPAAAAAAPVPDKADTAFMFFSTLLVFFMLIPGLALFYGGLVRAKNMLSVLMQCTVIGAAMMIVWVVYGYSFAFGGSTSPYFGGFAKMFLAGVTGESTSATFSEGVVIPEYIFMLFQMTFAALTPALIVGAFAERIKFSAAVLFAILWATFVYFPIAHMVWDGNGLLFGMGALDFAGGTVVHINAGVAGLIGAIMVGKRTGYGRDMMAPHSMTLTLVGAAMLWFGWFGFNAGSNLEASGGAVLATVNTFLATAAAILSWSVVETITRGKASMLGAASGMIAGLVAITPAAGIAGPMGAIVMGVLVSPLCYFFVSVVKNKFHYDDTADVFGVHGVGGFFGALATGIFASSSLGGTGYADGVTMGGQFVTQLTAVAITIVWCGVVSVILYKVVDSIVGLRVSVEAEREGLDLSSHGEAAYHS, from the coding sequence ATGTCATCCAGCAAACTTACCACCTCTCTTGGACGCCTCGGCGCGCTCAGCGCCGCCTTGCTTGCGCCGGCCTTAGCCTTCGCACAGGAAGCAGCGCCGGCCGCAGCCGCCGCAGCACCGGTCCCGGACAAGGCGGATACCGCCTTCATGTTCTTCTCCACGCTTCTCGTCTTCTTCATGCTCATTCCCGGCCTCGCACTCTTCTACGGTGGCCTTGTCCGCGCCAAGAACATGCTCTCGGTCCTGATGCAGTGCACCGTGATCGGCGCGGCAATGATGATCGTCTGGGTCGTCTACGGCTACTCCTTCGCCTTCGGCGGTTCGACCAGCCCCTATTTCGGCGGCTTCGCCAAGATGTTCCTCGCCGGCGTCACCGGCGAGAGCACGTCGGCGACCTTCTCGGAAGGCGTCGTCATTCCGGAATACATCTTCATGCTGTTCCAGATGACCTTCGCCGCACTGACGCCGGCCCTGATCGTCGGCGCCTTCGCCGAGCGCATCAAGTTCTCGGCCGCGGTCCTCTTCGCGATCCTCTGGGCCACGTTCGTTTACTTCCCGATCGCCCACATGGTCTGGGACGGCAACGGCCTGCTCTTCGGCATGGGCGCGCTCGACTTCGCCGGCGGCACCGTCGTTCATATCAATGCCGGCGTCGCGGGCCTCATCGGCGCGATCATGGTCGGCAAGCGCACCGGTTACGGTCGTGACATGATGGCACCGCATTCCATGACGCTGACGCTGGTCGGTGCTGCCATGCTCTGGTTCGGCTGGTTCGGCTTCAATGCCGGCTCGAACCTCGAAGCCTCGGGCGGCGCGGTTCTCGCAACCGTCAACACCTTCCTCGCAACGGCAGCCGCCATCCTCTCCTGGTCGGTCGTCGAAACCATCACGCGTGGCAAGGCTTCGATGCTGGGTGCAGCCTCGGGCATGATCGCCGGCCTCGTCGCCATCACGCCGGCCGCCGGCATTGCCGGCCCGATGGGCGCGATCGTCATGGGCGTGCTCGTCTCGCCGCTCTGCTACTTCTTCGTCTCGGTCGTGAAGAACAAGTTCCACTATGACGACACGGCGGACGTCTTCGGCGTCCACGGCGTCGGCGGCTTCTTCGGTGCGCTTGCCACCGGCATCTTCGCCTCCTCGTCGCTCGGCGGCACCGGCTATGCCGACGGCGTCACCATGGGCGGCCAGTTCGTCACGCAGCTCACCGCCGTTGCCATCACCATCGTCTGGTGCGGCGTCGTCTCGGTGATCCTCTACAAGGTGGTGGACTCGATCGTCGGCCTGCGCGTCTCCGTCGAAGCCGAACGCGAAGGTCTCGACCTCTCGTCCCACGGCGAAGCCGCCTACCACAGCTAA